A single Paenibacillus kribbensis DNA region contains:
- a CDS encoding nucleoside deaminase: MINKDEIFMKKAIKVALQARKEGNEPFGAILVKGEEVVMVGENKINTFCDPTHHAEIGLIRKFCSENNIFDLNEYTLYTSCEPCVMCSGAMVWSNLGKIVYSVSHDQLAEIAGSNIMIACNEVFEKSPQRPELVEQVLNEEGLKVFDGYKFSH; encoded by the coding sequence ATGATAAACAAAGATGAAATCTTTATGAAAAAGGCAATTAAGGTTGCCCTACAAGCCCGAAAAGAAGGGAATGAGCCCTTTGGAGCAATTTTGGTAAAAGGGGAGGAAGTCGTAATGGTTGGGGAAAATAAAATTAATACATTTTGTGATCCAACGCATCATGCAGAAATCGGTTTAATCCGGAAATTTTGTTCTGAAAACAATATATTTGATTTGAACGAATACACTTTGTATACAAGTTGTGAACCTTGCGTAATGTGTTCGGGTGCCATGGTGTGGTCTAACCTGGGTAAAATTGTATATAGCGTATCACATGATCAGTTAGCTGAAATCGCTGGGAGCAACATTATGATCGCTTGCAATGAAGTGTTTGAGAAAAGCCCTCAAAGACCTGAACTGGTAGAACAAGTACTCAACGAAGAAGGTTTAAAAGTATTTGATGGATACAAATTTTCTCATTAA
- a CDS encoding EamA family transporter produces the protein MKGYIYVILGAICYGLLSTFVKLAYKDGFIVNDVVGIQLFLGSILLWGGVLITKGTKSTKEKKFVTPGKRELLLLMTVGSTTGLTGMFYYLSLQYISASLAIVLLFQFTWIGVLLEAIFNRRIPEKGKLLSIIPLLIGTISATNIYSTGISAVHWLGFLFGLLAALSYSIFMFVSGRVAVQANPIMKTAFMTTGGLIVCSIILPPTFLTDGKLLLQLAVQYGFVLAFVGPFLSTLLFSKGVPLVGSGIASILGAMELPTALLMSVFVLNEHIGVPQYVGIVLILIGISLPGLLKKNKKDILSV, from the coding sequence ATGAAAGGGTATATATATGTTATATTAGGTGCGATTTGTTATGGTTTATTATCGACTTTTGTGAAATTAGCCTATAAAGATGGTTTTATCGTTAATGATGTTGTTGGAATACAGCTCTTCTTAGGATCGATATTGTTATGGGGCGGAGTGCTTATTACTAAGGGCACGAAGAGTACAAAAGAGAAGAAGTTTGTAACGCCAGGTAAAAGGGAACTACTTTTATTAATGACTGTAGGGTCTACAACGGGACTTACAGGGATGTTTTATTATCTCTCACTTCAATATATTTCAGCTTCTTTGGCGATTGTACTCCTTTTCCAGTTTACATGGATCGGTGTGTTGCTAGAGGCAATTTTCAATAGAAGAATTCCTGAAAAAGGAAAGCTACTATCCATCATTCCTTTACTTATCGGAACAATAAGCGCAACCAATATTTATTCGACTGGAATTTCTGCCGTTCATTGGCTTGGCTTTTTGTTTGGTCTTCTTGCAGCACTATCTTATTCCATTTTTATGTTTGTTAGTGGTAGGGTCGCGGTTCAAGCAAACCCGATTATGAAGACAGCTTTCATGACTACCGGAGGTCTAATCGTTTGTTCGATCATTTTACCTCCAACGTTTTTAACAGACGGAAAACTGTTATTACAACTGGCTGTGCAATATGGGTTTGTTTTAGCTTTTGTCGGTCCCTTCCTTTCCACACTGCTCTTCTCGAAAGGTGTTCCGTTAGTGGGATCTGGAATAGCATCAATATTGGGGGCTATGGAGCTTCCAACAGCCTTACTAATGTCTGTCTTCGTCCTGAATGAGCACATTGGTGTTCCGCAATATGTAGGGATCGTCCTGATCCTAATTGGAATATCATTACCTGGATTACTGAAGAAAAATAAAAAGGACATCTTAAGCGTTTAA
- a CDS encoding purine-nucleoside phosphorylase, with translation MQKMQDIQEARDFIISKTSYRPTIGMILGSGLGTLADEIANPFTIPYSEIPYFAKSEAVGHANELVIGELKGKTVVAMKGRFHYYEGFTLDEVTFPVRVMKALGVENLLITNACGAVNKEFKPGELMLITDHLNLVGTNPLIGPNNNDLGTRFPDLSQVYNAELRQIAMEVAKAQNTTLREGVYSWWSGPAYETPAEIRMIRTLGADAVGMSTVPEAIVAVHANMKVLGISCLTNMACGILDQPLSHDEVIEVAALVRENFIALVKGIVEKV, from the coding sequence ATGCAAAAAATGCAAGATATTCAGGAAGCCAGAGACTTTATCATAAGTAAGACCTCGTATCGTCCAACAATTGGGATGATTTTGGGATCGGGACTGGGTACATTAGCTGATGAAATTGCAAACCCTTTCACAATTCCCTATAGTGAAATCCCTTATTTTGCAAAATCAGAAGCAGTAGGACATGCGAACGAATTAGTTATTGGGGAGCTAAAGGGAAAAACTGTGGTTGCGATGAAAGGACGCTTTCATTATTATGAAGGTTTTACTCTTGATGAAGTAACTTTCCCTGTTCGTGTAATGAAGGCTCTAGGAGTTGAAAACCTGCTCATCACTAATGCGTGTGGTGCCGTCAATAAAGAATTTAAACCGGGTGAGTTAATGTTGATTACGGATCACCTCAATTTGGTCGGTACGAATCCATTGATTGGGCCGAATAATAACGATCTAGGTACTCGTTTTCCTGATCTTTCCCAAGTGTACAATGCTGAATTGCGACAAATTGCTATGGAAGTTGCAAAAGCGCAAAATACAACTTTACGCGAAGGCGTATACTCCTGGTGGAGTGGTCCGGCTTATGAAACACCAGCTGAAATTCGCATGATTCGTACATTAGGGGCAGATGCTGTTGGTATGTCAACCGTACCGGAAGCCATCGTAGCTGTCCACGCGAACATGAAGGTACTTGGAATCTCCTGTTTAACCAACATGGCTTGTGGAATTCTAGATCAGCCTCTAAGTCATGATGAAGTAATTGAGGTAGCTGCCTTGGTAAGAGAGAATTTCATTGCTTTAGTTAAGGGAATTGTAGAGAAGGTTTAG
- a CDS encoding ROK family protein, translating to MLNKFEDLSSPKAKNLKLLYSLVRKLGPVTINTLTEHTGFKHVTCGRLLEELVEEGLIYDSGIGKSSGGRKPLAYVIKPDSYYLVGVELTSLYTTILLLDLKLNIISVEKLKMTSECTGEFTLNYIAACVDNLLDQNHIPKENLLGIGIGVLDSFNPDMGAISHPQHFPADGWDLNIVDYLKNKTDIPVFLENGTNLAALAEYRMNYWKETDNLVFVSSDIGIRCGTISQGRLVSSKRETEDTFGHIIIDIHGRRCSCGSYGCLQAYSSLPAIREELIRLIKRGKPSMLSCEVNDVEDIDLFHILHALEQNDELCLAVVEDAAYYFGIGLSNLIFLLRPEIVVFGGTLVPKPRFFDVAAKTAQDRVSFHPNSNVEIIKSTAAYNIVAQGAGCMVLDYFTEEIPV from the coding sequence ATGCTAAATAAATTTGAGGACTTATCCTCACCTAAAGCAAAAAATTTGAAGCTGTTATATAGCTTAGTACGTAAATTGGGTCCTGTAACCATTAACACATTAACTGAACATACTGGATTTAAACATGTAACTTGTGGTCGTTTACTAGAAGAGCTCGTTGAGGAAGGTCTTATCTATGATAGTGGGATTGGAAAATCAAGTGGTGGACGTAAACCTTTAGCCTATGTTATTAAGCCAGATTCATATTATTTAGTTGGTGTAGAGCTAACAAGTCTATATACTACGATCTTACTCCTTGATTTAAAGCTAAATATCATAAGCGTTGAAAAATTAAAAATGACCTCTGAATGCACTGGAGAATTTACATTAAACTATATTGCAGCATGCGTTGATAACTTATTAGATCAGAATCACATTCCTAAAGAGAATTTGCTGGGTATCGGTATTGGGGTTCTGGATTCGTTCAACCCTGACATGGGGGCTATTTCACACCCGCAGCACTTTCCTGCAGACGGATGGGATCTGAATATTGTCGACTACTTAAAAAACAAAACGGATATCCCTGTATTCTTAGAAAACGGAACCAATTTAGCTGCTCTTGCTGAATATCGTATGAACTATTGGAAAGAGACGGACAACTTGGTTTTTGTATCCAGTGATATTGGGATTAGGTGTGGTACGATCTCACAAGGGAGATTAGTCAGTAGTAAACGTGAGACGGAGGATACCTTTGGACATATCATTATTGATATCCACGGTAGGCGTTGCTCATGTGGTTCATACGGGTGTCTTCAAGCTTACAGTAGTTTGCCAGCTATTCGTGAGGAATTGATTCGACTTATAAAACGTGGTAAACCTTCCATGCTGTCATGTGAAGTTAATGATGTTGAAGATATTGATTTATTTCATATTTTACATGCTTTAGAACAAAACGATGAACTCTGTTTAGCTGTGGTAGAAGATGCAGCCTATTATTTTGGGATTGGCCTTAGTAATTTGATTTTTTTATTGCGTCCAGAAATTGTGGTTTTTGGAGGTACACTAGTGCCGAAACCGCGTTTTTTTGATGTCGCAGCTAAAACTGCACAGGATCGTGTAAGTTTTCATCCAAACAGTAATGTCGAAATAATTAAGTCCACTGCAGCCTACAATATTGTGGCTCAGGGGGCTGGTTGTATGGTATTGGATTATTTCACTGAAGAAATACCTGTTTAA
- a CDS encoding NADP-dependent oxidoreductase, with protein MENKIRSKSIVHMNAWRLHDYGGIGAMRLEEISCPTPKKGEVLVRLLAAATNPFDWYMAEGMIAKWEINLPITFGRDGAGIVEELGEGVTEFKVGEAVYGQADPAEDGTFAEYAVFRADRLMRKPESLSFAEASALPNTLYAAWNALFSTKTGMDLQPGQSVLIHGAGGGIGSLALQLAKWRGAHVIAVAAPKHENLLRDLGADQFIDYTHQRFEEEVIDRVDGVVDTICAEPASKSYSILKPGGMYVSLLRTPDQNEAKAKGVRAILTFGPDSYPATNEIEAAVAAGAVRPIVDKVYPLAQAPTALIELKTGNGIGKIVLKINESI; from the coding sequence ATGGAAAATAAAATACGATCAAAATCAATAGTTCATATGAACGCCTGGAGACTGCACGACTACGGCGGTATAGGTGCTATGCGCCTTGAAGAAATCTCTTGCCCTACCCCAAAAAAGGGCGAGGTCTTGGTACGGTTACTTGCAGCAGCTACCAACCCATTTGATTGGTACATGGCAGAGGGAATGATCGCTAAATGGGAAATCAATTTGCCAATCACATTTGGACGCGATGGAGCAGGAATCGTGGAAGAGCTTGGTGAGGGGGTGACTGAATTCAAAGTCGGTGAGGCTGTTTATGGCCAAGCAGATCCAGCGGAGGACGGGACCTTTGCTGAATATGCAGTTTTTCGTGCAGATCGCTTAATGCGCAAACCTGAATCTTTATCCTTTGCTGAAGCTTCTGCTTTGCCAAACACGCTCTACGCAGCTTGGAATGCTCTGTTCTCGACTAAAACGGGTATGGATTTACAACCTGGGCAATCCGTATTAATCCACGGAGCAGGTGGCGGAATTGGAAGCTTAGCACTGCAACTTGCCAAGTGGCGTGGTGCTCATGTAATTGCGGTGGCTGCTCCGAAGCACGAAAACCTTTTACGTGATCTCGGTGCCGATCAGTTCATTGATTACACACATCAGCGTTTTGAGGAAGAAGTCATCGATCGCGTAGACGGAGTAGTAGACACCATTTGTGCAGAGCCGGCAAGTAAGTCCTACTCGATACTGAAGCCAGGTGGGATGTATGTATCACTGCTCAGGACACCTGATCAGAACGAGGCTAAAGCAAAAGGTGTTCGTGCAATACTTACATTTGGTCCAGACAGCTATCCCGCAACGAACGAAATTGAGGCAGCAGTTGCAGCTGGTGCTGTTCGCCCGATTGTTGACAAAGTATACCCCCTAGCCCAAGCACCGACTGCCCTAATTGAATTGAAAACGGGTAATGGAATAGGGAAGATTGTACTTAAAATTAATGAATCAATATAA
- a CDS encoding winged helix-turn-helix transcriptional regulator, which produces MKSTEEMVCIKTIKETMDIFSGKWAIIIIGALHAGAKRFNELSKELGIRTTSLSDALKSLESNGIVTRTVYPTIPITVEYSLTEKGSDFGEIFLAINDWGIRWIKNDIDYSK; this is translated from the coding sequence ATGAAATCTACAGAAGAGATGGTTTGTATTAAAACCATTAAGGAAACGATGGACATCTTTAGTGGGAAATGGGCAATCATTATCATAGGAGCTCTGCATGCAGGAGCAAAACGTTTCAATGAACTTAGTAAAGAATTAGGGATAAGAACCACATCGCTATCTGATGCTTTGAAAAGTCTGGAGTCTAACGGTATAGTTACTCGCACAGTTTACCCTACAATTCCTATTACAGTAGAATATTCTTTAACTGAAAAGGGGAGTGATTTCGGAGAAATTTTCTTGGCTATTAATGACTGGGGAATTAGATGGATCAAGAACGACATAGATTATTCAAAATAG